Proteins encoded together in one Bacteroides ovatus window:
- a CDS encoding two-component regulator propeller domain-containing protein has protein sequence MRERITTILFLILAYCSSGNVYGQKVNYQQFDNIYLGAEASVISCFLQDSEGLIWVGSNKGLFSYDGYSTQQHFTYGERTNTRIYCGIIADNTYLYLGTDNGILVYNYRTDKYEQPDTDFPTDVRTMVLQGDTLWIGSLNGLYTYQLKSRQLNHFDSKQTGLPHNTIYSIIHTKDNQIYIGTYNGLCRYVQASGKFENILLPVNRGGSNLFVNSLLEDTTRQCIWIGMEGYLFQYNPTIGEMKAIEVFHNNSIKSLALDGDENLLAGTDNGLYVYQNDKEPLQHIIHDSRNIQSLTNNIIWNIFSDQEHNIWLGTDYGISLSRYNSALQFVPISQITGTGDGNQFYSLFRDSKGFYWFGGTNGVIRFTHPAGNKHDAIWYRMGDKNHPLSHNRIRHIYEDREQQLWIATDGSINRYDYNTHQFVHYNIVDSTGTYNTNWAYYLFEDTDGKLWIATCLGGIFVVDKHKLIQSAGRSYVADQNYSIHNGLSGMFINQIVPDAEGNVWVLLYNSKGIDKINARTRQVTKLFADELSGEKSPNYLLRDEDGMLWVGFHGGVMRINPKDSSQQSISFGNFSNNEILSMTSVKEHIWVSTTNGLWIIDRRTMDARQQSLTDKRFTSLMFDPEDGNIYLGGADGFGISRPEIQAMSQPEHSILLTALYINNQLMSPHTGENIPNIRYTDAIELKYDQNNLAFELSDLPYSLEEKHEFVYRLEGMDKEWNFLQSNTNRITYSNLGYGDYQLVISKVEKSGSPSEHPYILNIKILPPWYYTLWAKIIYILLFLSLIAWVINFFRVKNRLKMERMEKEKILEQSRQKMAFFTNLSNELKTPLSRIIAPVSQLLPVAEEVHEKQTLEEVQRNAMKINSLIHQVLNFNRIEDNKDSLLILSRIELVSFSRSLFSVYEENKQITFHFETNKAKIYADMDAIKLGVILDNLLSNAVKFTPDGGSVRLSLFYREETGLLDICVSDTGSGIPQQDIPYIFQRFFQSPHSGNKEGTGIGLYLVKTYTELHGGHINGVTSNEGKGTSIGLNIPVIAVEKEEIPATQVKKQLESLPVLKPIEAESQDEKFLSNIIRLIEDHLSESELNVNALCELSGISNKQIYRKIKQLTGMSPVEYIKSIRMKKAAMLLQQKKFTIAEVMYMVGFSNHSYFSKCFQAEFGKTPRQYLNEDL, from the coding sequence ATGCGCGAACGAATTACAACAATTCTTTTTCTCATCCTTGCCTACTGTAGCAGTGGCAATGTGTATGGGCAAAAAGTAAATTATCAGCAATTCGACAACATCTATCTCGGGGCCGAAGCTTCGGTGATTAGTTGCTTCCTGCAAGATAGCGAGGGACTGATATGGGTGGGTTCCAACAAGGGGTTATTCAGTTATGACGGTTATTCCACACAACAGCATTTCACGTATGGAGAACGTACTAACACACGTATCTACTGCGGTATTATAGCAGATAACACTTATTTATATCTGGGAACAGATAACGGGATTCTTGTTTATAACTATCGAACAGACAAATATGAGCAACCGGATACTGATTTTCCAACGGATGTCCGTACCATGGTACTCCAGGGAGATACATTGTGGATAGGTTCGTTGAACGGATTATATACTTATCAGTTAAAAAGCCGTCAACTGAATCATTTCGACAGCAAACAGACCGGATTGCCTCATAACACCATCTATTCCATCATTCATACAAAAGATAATCAAATTTATATAGGTACTTACAACGGATTATGCCGCTATGTGCAGGCAAGTGGAAAATTTGAAAACATCCTTTTGCCCGTTAACCGGGGAGGCAGCAATTTGTTTGTCAATTCTCTGTTGGAAGACACCACCCGACAATGTATCTGGATCGGGATGGAAGGTTATCTCTTCCAATACAATCCCACTATAGGAGAGATGAAGGCGATAGAGGTATTTCATAACAACTCCATCAAATCACTGGCACTGGACGGAGATGAAAATTTGCTGGCAGGTACAGACAACGGGCTTTATGTGTACCAGAATGACAAAGAACCTTTGCAGCATATCATTCACGATTCACGCAATATCCAGTCACTAACCAACAATATTATCTGGAACATATTCTCGGATCAGGAACATAATATCTGGCTGGGAACAGATTATGGCATTTCCCTATCACGCTATAACAGTGCGCTGCAATTTGTACCGATTTCTCAAATCACAGGCACAGGAGACGGAAATCAGTTCTATTCCCTGTTCCGGGATTCCAAAGGATTCTATTGGTTCGGAGGTACAAACGGAGTGATCCGGTTCACCCATCCTGCAGGCAATAAACACGATGCTATCTGGTATAGAATGGGGGATAAAAACCATCCGTTATCCCACAACCGGATACGACACATCTACGAGGATAGAGAACAGCAGTTATGGATAGCCACAGACGGAAGTATCAACCGCTATGACTATAATACCCATCAATTTGTACACTACAACATCGTAGACAGTACAGGAACTTATAATACCAACTGGGCTTATTACCTGTTTGAAGATACTGACGGGAAGCTTTGGATCGCCACCTGTCTCGGAGGTATCTTTGTTGTGGACAAACATAAACTGATACAATCTGCCGGAAGATCGTATGTGGCCGATCAAAATTATTCCATTCATAATGGGCTGTCGGGGATGTTCATTAATCAGATTGTCCCTGATGCGGAAGGTAATGTATGGGTATTGTTATACAACAGCAAAGGAATAGACAAAATCAATGCCCGTACGCGGCAAGTGACAAAGCTGTTTGCCGATGAATTAAGTGGCGAGAAGAGCCCGAACTACCTTTTACGGGATGAAGACGGCATGCTTTGGGTAGGATTTCACGGAGGGGTGATGCGTATCAATCCCAAAGACTCGAGTCAGCAAAGTATCTCTTTCGGCAATTTCAGCAATAACGAGATTCTGTCTATGACCTCTGTAAAAGAACACATCTGGGTTTCCACCACTAACGGACTTTGGATCATCGACCGGAGAACAATGGATGCCCGCCAGCAAAGCCTGACGGATAAACGTTTCACCAGTCTAATGTTTGATCCGGAAGATGGAAATATCTATCTGGGAGGTGCAGACGGGTTCGGCATATCCCGTCCCGAAATACAAGCCATGAGTCAGCCGGAACACTCCATTTTACTGACTGCCTTATATATCAACAATCAACTGATGTCTCCGCATACTGGAGAGAATATTCCCAACATCCGTTATACCGATGCTATCGAACTAAAATACGACCAGAACAACCTGGCTTTCGAACTTTCAGACCTCCCCTACTCGCTGGAAGAAAAACATGAATTCGTCTACCGGCTGGAAGGTATGGACAAAGAATGGAATTTCCTGCAATCCAACACGAATCGCATTACGTACAGTAATCTGGGTTATGGGGATTATCAGCTGGTAATCAGCAAAGTAGAAAAGAGCGGTTCTCCTTCCGAGCATCCATATATCCTGAATATTAAAATTCTCCCTCCATGGTATTACACACTTTGGGCAAAGATAATCTACATTCTTTTATTCTTGAGCCTCATTGCCTGGGTTATCAACTTTTTCCGTGTCAAGAACCGTCTAAAAATGGAACGGATGGAAAAAGAGAAGATTCTGGAACAATCACGCCAGAAAATGGCTTTCTTTACCAATTTGTCTAATGAATTAAAGACACCGCTTAGCCGGATTATCGCTCCTGTCAGTCAATTGCTCCCCGTTGCAGAAGAAGTGCATGAGAAACAGACACTGGAGGAGGTACAGCGTAATGCAATGAAAATAAACTCATTGATTCATCAGGTATTAAACTTCAACCGGATAGAGGATAATAAAGATTCGCTGCTGATTTTGTCGCGCATCGAACTTGTGTCATTCAGCCGTAGCCTGTTTTCTGTCTATGAGGAAAACAAACAGATCACATTCCATTTCGAGACGAATAAAGCCAAGATTTATGCTGATATGGATGCCATCAAACTTGGAGTGATTTTAGATAATCTGCTTTCAAATGCCGTCAAATTCACCCCGGATGGCGGAAGCGTCCGTCTGTCTCTTTTCTATCGTGAAGAAACGGGATTGTTGGATATCTGTGTTTCAGATACAGGAAGCGGAATCCCGCAACAAGATATTCCATATATCTTCCAGCGCTTTTTCCAGTCTCCACATTCCGGCAATAAGGAAGGTACAGGTATCGGACTTTATCTGGTCAAGACTTATACGGAACTTCATGGCGGTCACATCAACGGAGTCACCTCGAACGAAGGAAAAGGAACTTCCATTGGCCTGAATATCCCTGTCATCGCCGTAGAGAAAGAAGAGATTCCGGCGACACAGGTGAAAAAGCAGTTGGAATCGTTGCCTGTTCTTAAACCAATCGAAGCAGAATCTCAAGATGAGAAATTTTTGTCGAACATTATCCGCCTGATTGAGGACCATCTTTCTGAATCGGAATTGAATGTAAATGCACTTTGTGAATTATCCGGTATCAGCAATAAGCAGATTTACCGGAAAATCAAACAGCTGACCGGAATGTCTCCAGTGGAATACATCAAATCGATCCGGATGAAAAAGGCGGCCATGTTGTTGCAACAAAAGAAATTTACCATTGCCGAAGTGATGTACATGGTAGGCTTTTCCAATCACTCTTACTTCTCCAAATGTTTTCAGGCAGAATTCGGAAAAACGCCACGCCAGTACCTTAATGAAGACCTGTAG
- a CDS encoding DUF4738 domain-containing protein, translated as MRKLIYWLLLPLAVAVSACGGKKGSSDNTSTLAMIDSVDAHGLQRMQTSKSETDFKFKGKDYHSLVSRTPDDNLPHVTNELGDTYVDNKIVLHLTRGNETVLNKTFTKNDFSSVVDANFLSKSILEGIVYDKTTPQGIVYAASVCYPQTDLYMPLSITITADGKMSIQKVDILEEDYDDEAPN; from the coding sequence ATGAGAAAACTAATTTATTGGCTTTTATTGCCGTTGGCAGTGGCTGTGAGTGCATGTGGCGGTAAAAAAGGATCTTCAGATAATACGTCGACATTGGCGATGATAGACAGTGTGGATGCTCACGGATTGCAGCGTATGCAGACGTCTAAGAGCGAAACCGACTTTAAGTTTAAGGGGAAAGATTATCATTCCCTCGTTTCGCGTACTCCGGATGACAATCTGCCCCATGTGACAAACGAGCTGGGAGATACCTATGTCGACAATAAAATAGTGTTGCACCTGACGCGTGGTAATGAAACCGTGTTGAACAAGACCTTTACCAAGAATGATTTTTCATCGGTAGTCGATGCGAACTTCCTATCTAAGTCTATATTGGAAGGTATTGTATATGACAAGACTACTCCGCAGGGGATTGTCTATGCCGCAAGTGTTTGTTATCCGCAGACAGATTTGTATATGCCGCTTTCTATAACGATCACTGCCGATGGAAAAATGAGTATACAGAAAGTAGATATACTTGAAGAAGATTATGACGATGAAGCCCCCAATTAA
- a CDS encoding heparin lyase I family protein — MKKNIFAICVVAVGCTALTAQTKDTQTLVPLTERVNVQADSARVNQIIDDCWVAVGTKKPHAIQRDFTRMFNGKPSYRFELKEDDNTLSGYAKGETKGRAEFSYCYATSDDFKGLPADVYQKAQITKTVYHHGKGICPQGASRDYEFSVYIPSSLGSDVSTIFAQWHGMPDRTLVQTPQGEVKKLTIDEFVELEKTTIFKKNEGHEKVAKLDKQGNPVKDKQGNPVYQAGKANGWLVEQGGYPPLAFGFSGGWFYIKANSDRKWLTDKDDRCNANPEKTPIMKPVTSDYKASTIAYKMPYADFPKDCWITFRIHIDWTIYGKEAETIVKPGMLDVQMDYQEKGKKVSKHIVDNEKIMIGRNDDDGYYFKFGIYRVGNSTKPVCYNLANYSER; from the coding sequence ATGAAGAAAAACATTTTTGCTATCTGTGTGGTAGCAGTAGGATGTACGGCGCTGACCGCTCAAACCAAAGATACACAAACGTTGGTTCCGCTTACGGAACGGGTAAACGTGCAGGCGGATTCGGCACGCGTCAATCAAATTATAGACGATTGCTGGGTAGCAGTAGGGACTAAAAAGCCTCATGCAATTCAACGCGACTTCACACGTATGTTCAACGGTAAGCCTTCCTATCGTTTTGAATTGAAGGAAGATGATAACACCCTGTCAGGATATGCCAAAGGGGAGACAAAAGGACGTGCGGAATTTTCTTATTGTTATGCAACTTCCGATGATTTCAAAGGCCTGCCTGCCGATGTTTATCAGAAAGCGCAGATTACTAAAACCGTATATCATCATGGGAAAGGTATTTGTCCGCAAGGAGCTTCCCGCGACTATGAGTTTTCCGTATATATTCCTTCTTCATTGGGTAGCGATGTCTCGACAATTTTTGCCCAATGGCATGGGATGCCGGATCGTACATTGGTACAAACTCCACAGGGCGAAGTGAAGAAACTGACGATTGACGAGTTCGTTGAACTGGAAAAGACTACAATCTTTAAAAAGAATGAAGGGCACGAGAAAGTAGCCAAGCTGGATAAACAAGGTAATCCGGTGAAGGACAAACAAGGAAATCCTGTATATCAGGCCGGAAAGGCCAACGGATGGCTCGTGGAACAAGGAGGCTATCCTCCATTGGCGTTCGGGTTCTCCGGTGGATGGTTCTATATCAAAGCAAATTCCGACCGTAAGTGGCTGACTGATAAAGACGACCGTTGCAACGCAAATCCCGAAAAAACACCGATCATGAAACCTGTAACATCAGACTATAAAGCATCGACCATTGCTTACAAAATGCCTTATGCCGATTTTCCGAAAGACTGCTGGATTACATTCCGCATTCATATCGACTGGACAATCTATGGCAAAGAGGCGGAAACGATTGTAAAACCGGGTATGCTCGATGTGCAGATGGACTATCAGGAAAAGGGGAAAAAGGTTAGTAAACACATTGTAGACAATGAAAAAATCATGATTGGACGTAACGACGATGATGGTTATTACTTTAAGTTCGGTATCTACCGTGTAGGTAATAGCACGAAGCCGGTATGTTACAATCTGGCAAACTATTCAGAGAGGTAA
- a CDS encoding DUF4373 domain-containing protein, with product MSMINKGIPYFPISANFFEEEVMELVEAKFGILASYIVLRLLCKIYKEGYYISWGKEQNLIFARKIGEGIKEDMIEKIVELLLEKEFFHKETYDQYGVLTSEQIQKVWMEATVRRKIDYSQLPYLLAPKEKNGRQKGGLNKENVDILQTQVKVSPENDDIFRQTKLNQTKLYSEEEDKHDASFEIPGYAYNQATHNINGLIESLDRYKVTSPEEKQTILRLSDYGRKGTQVWRLFSSTSWSKIGAPGKYIIAALTNKR from the coding sequence ATGAGTATGATTAATAAAGGGATACCCTATTTCCCTATATCTGCAAACTTTTTCGAAGAAGAAGTCATGGAATTAGTAGAAGCCAAATTTGGAATATTAGCTTCTTATATCGTCTTGAGATTACTGTGTAAAATCTACAAGGAAGGATACTATATTTCTTGGGGAAAAGAACAGAATCTGATTTTTGCACGCAAAATAGGAGAAGGCATTAAGGAGGATATGATAGAAAAGATTGTGGAGTTACTGCTGGAAAAGGAATTTTTCCATAAAGAGACGTACGACCAATACGGAGTGTTGACTTCGGAACAGATTCAGAAAGTTTGGATGGAAGCTACGGTACGGAGAAAAATTGATTACTCCCAGTTACCTTATTTATTAGCACCCAAAGAAAAAAATGGTAGACAAAAAGGCGGGTTGAACAAAGAAAATGTAGACATTTTGCAGACTCAAGTGAAGGTGAGTCCGGAAAATGATGACATTTTTCGACAAACTAAACTAAACCAAACTAAACTATATTCTGAAGAAGAAGATAAACACGATGCTTCGTTTGAAATTCCGGGGTACGCATACAATCAGGCTACTCATAATATCAACGGGCTGATTGAAAGTCTGGACCGCTACAAAGTGACTAGTCCGGAGGAGAAGCAGACGATTCTACGGCTCTCGGATTACGGCAGAAAGGGCACGCAGGTATGGAGACTGTTTTCCAGTACCAGCTGGAGCAAGATCGGCGCGCCGGGGAAGTATATCATTGCCGCGCTGACGAACAAGCGATGA
- a CDS encoding SH3 beta-barrel fold-containing protein: MKIKFNRNKTVSCKLVWKRRIVSEKGFSEKRAERIAQRCIDLIERMQYGNAMIAFYKQDGTFCMEKGTLVGYEKFFYREYKSTARQESVVYWSTEQHAWRRFMIGNLLEWKAIV, from the coding sequence ATGAAAATAAAATTCAACAGAAACAAGACCGTTTCTTGCAAGTTAGTATGGAAAAGACGTATCGTATCCGAAAAAGGATTTTCAGAAAAACGTGCGGAAAGAATAGCACAAAGGTGCATAGACTTGATAGAACGTATGCAGTATGGAAATGCCATGATCGCTTTTTATAAACAGGATGGTACCTTCTGCATGGAAAAAGGCACATTGGTAGGATATGAAAAATTCTTTTATCGGGAGTATAAAAGCACGGCAAGACAAGAATCAGTTGTCTACTGGAGTACGGAACAGCATGCATGGAGAAGATTTATGATCGGGAACCTGCTCGAATGGAAAGCGATTGTGTAA
- a CDS encoding DUF4119 family protein, with the protein MANKKTTHGESKTQAKNNVQNPKKNEREHQRGEIISRDELEKRGGLTGDATAFLTVYLQKFEEGEAHIHYSRKLKDLAEHIHEKEILYIPKHGGYKLMEVSSIETELCVIRRARRERLEEEERQAKERTINKY; encoded by the coding sequence ATGGCTAACAAAAAGACAACTCACGGAGAATCTAAAACACAAGCAAAGAACAACGTTCAAAACCCCAAAAAGAATGAGAGGGAACATCAGAGAGGGGAAATCATCAGTAGAGATGAACTGGAAAAAAGGGGCGGGCTCACCGGAGATGCAACCGCTTTTCTCACGGTATACCTGCAGAAGTTTGAAGAAGGGGAAGCTCATATCCACTACTCCAGGAAGCTCAAGGATCTGGCGGAGCATATCCATGAGAAAGAAATTTTATACATACCCAAACACGGTGGGTATAAACTTATGGAAGTCAGCAGTATAGAGACTGAATTATGCGTCATCAGAAGAGCCAGAAGAGAGCGGTTGGAAGAGGAAGAAAGACAGGCCAAAGAAAGGACCATAAACAAGTATTGA
- a CDS encoding tyrosine-type DNA invertase cluster 3b, which yields MMNRNGFSRCGEFYIGRLRKEGRHSTAHVYKNALFSFSKFCGTSNVSFRQVTRERLRRYGQYLYEYGLKPNTISTYMRMLRSIYNRGVEAGSAPYVPRLFHDVYTGVDVRQKKALPAAELHKLLYEDPQSERLRRTQAIAALMFQFCGMSFADLAHLEKSALNQNVLRYNRIKTKTPMSVEVLNTAKDMINQLRSKENSHPDCPDYLFDILRGDKKRTDERGYREYQSALRRFNNSLKDLARALHLQSPVTSYTLRHSWATTAKYRGVSIEMISESLGHKSIKTTQIYLKGFGLTERTEVNKGNLSYVRNCCVGSVKTVKC from the coding sequence ATGATGAACAGAAATGGATTTAGCCGGTGTGGTGAATTCTACATCGGTCGTTTGCGGAAGGAGGGACGGCATTCTACGGCGCATGTCTACAAGAATGCCCTCTTCTCTTTCAGCAAATTCTGCGGCACGTCCAATGTGTCGTTCAGACAGGTCACCCGTGAACGTTTACGACGTTACGGTCAGTATCTTTATGAGTATGGCTTGAAGCCCAACACGATTTCTACGTATATGCGTATGCTTCGTAGTATTTACAACCGGGGAGTGGAAGCGGGTAGTGCGCCTTATGTTCCGCGACTTTTTCATGATGTCTATACAGGTGTGGACGTCCGCCAGAAAAAGGCTTTGCCTGCTGCAGAATTGCATAAGCTTCTGTATGAAGATCCCCAATCGGAACGCTTACGCCGTACACAGGCTATTGCCGCCCTGATGTTCCAGTTTTGTGGAATGTCATTCGCGGATTTAGCCCACCTGGAGAAATCTGCACTCAATCAGAATGTGTTGCGGTATAATCGCATTAAGACCAAAACCCCGATGAGCGTGGAAGTGCTGAATACAGCAAAAGACATGATAAACCAGCTCCGCAGCAAGGAGAATTCTCACCCCGATTGTCCGGATTATCTGTTTGACATTCTTCGTGGGGATAAGAAGCGGACGGATGAAAGAGGTTATCGGGAATATCAGTCCGCTCTCCGCCGATTTAATAATAGCCTGAAGGACTTGGCAAGAGCCTTGCATTTGCAATCTCCCGTCACTTCTTACACGCTTCGCCATTCCTGGGCAACGACCGCGAAGTACCGGGGAGTCTCCATTGAAATGATTAGTGAATCATTGGGGCACAAATCTATAAAAACGACACAAATCTACTTGAAAGGCTTTGGACTTACAGAACGTACGGAGGTAAATAAAGGGAATTTATCTTACGTTAGAAACTGTTGTGTAGGCAGTGTAAAAACTGTAAAGTGTTAA
- a CDS encoding UpxY family transcription antiterminator has product MILTKPKSVNAGPISGTGEGVAHSKRWYVALVRMHHEKKVAERLGKMGIENFVPVQQEIHQWSDRRKVVESVLLPMMVFVHADPKERKEVLSFSTVSRYMVMRGESSPAVIPDEQMARFRFMLDYSEEAICMNSSPLARGEKVRVVKGPLSGLVGELVNVDGKSKIAVRLNMLGCACVDMPIGYVESADVHVG; this is encoded by the coding sequence ATGATTTTAACGAAACCGAAATCAGTAAATGCCGGGCCTATTAGTGGGACAGGGGAAGGCGTAGCACACTCAAAACGCTGGTATGTAGCACTCGTTCGAATGCATCACGAGAAGAAAGTAGCGGAGCGTTTAGGGAAAATGGGAATCGAAAATTTTGTTCCTGTCCAGCAGGAAATTCATCAGTGGAGTGACCGACGTAAGGTGGTTGAGTCTGTTCTTCTTCCAATGATGGTTTTTGTACATGCTGATCCGAAGGAACGCAAAGAAGTTCTAAGTTTTTCTACAGTCAGCCGTTATATGGTGATGCGTGGTGAGAGTTCTCCGGCGGTAATTCCAGATGAGCAGATGGCCCGTTTCCGTTTCATGCTCGACTATTCAGAAGAAGCTATTTGTATGAACAGTTCTCCTTTGGCACGTGGTGAGAAAGTCCGTGTTGTGAAAGGCCCTTTGTCTGGTCTTGTAGGCGAACTGGTCAATGTTGATGGTAAAAGTAAGATTGCCGTTCGTTTAAATATGCTTGGCTGTGCCTGTGTGGATATGCCTATTGGGTATGTAGAATCGGCAGACGTTCATGTAGGCTAA
- a CDS encoding SLBB domain-containing protein, which translates to MKIQTLFRTLLLFLLLGVFSPLMAQSMSDSQVLEYVKDGIKQGKEQKQLASELARKGVTKEQAMRVKQLYEQQNNVNASNATGTDVNESRLREEMKENTSDMLEDHPSTQDLARGNQVFGRNIFNTRNLTFEPSVNLATPSNYRLGPGDEVIIDIWGASQNTIRQQISPDGTINIQKIGPVNLNGLTISEANDYLKKTLNKIYNGLNNTNDPTSDIRLTLGNIRTIQINVMGEVVQPGTYSLSSFSTVFHALYRAGGVSDIGSLRNVQLVRNGKNIATIDVYQFIMKGNIQDDIRLQEGDVVIVPAYDVLVKIDGKVKRPMRFEMKKDESLSTLISYAGGFEADAYTRSLRVVRQNGQEYEVNTVKDLDYSVYKMRNGDVVTAEAILNRFINKLEIRGAVYRPGIYQLNGKLNTVRELVNEAQGLTGDAFLNRAVLYRQREDLTTEVVPVDIKAIMDGTSQNIILMKNDILYIPSIHDLEDRGNVVIHGEVAKPDSYPYADNMTLEDLIIQAGGLREAASVVRVDVSRRIKNPRSTVDNDTIGQIYTFSLKEGFIVDGTPGFVLQPYDEVYVRRSPGYQAQQNVVVEGEILFGGSYAMTSREERLSDLINKAGGATNYAYLRGAKLTRVANASEKKRMGDVIRLMSRQLGEAMMDSLGVRVENTFSVGIDLEKALANPGSTANIVLREGDVISIPKNNNTVTINGAVMVPNTVSYIKGEDIDYYLNQAGGYSENAKKSKKFIVYMNGQVTKVKGSGKKQIEPGCEIIVPSKVKKRTNMGNILGYATTFSTLGMMVASIANLIKK; encoded by the coding sequence ATGAAAATACAAACGCTTTTTCGGACTCTTCTTCTATTTTTGTTGCTGGGAGTTTTTTCTCCCTTAATGGCTCAATCCATGAGTGACTCCCAGGTACTTGAATATGTCAAGGATGGTATCAAGCAAGGGAAAGAACAAAAACAACTTGCCTCTGAACTGGCACGCAAAGGTGTGACCAAAGAACAGGCTATGCGTGTAAAGCAGCTCTATGAGCAACAGAATAATGTAAATGCTTCCAATGCTACTGGTACTGACGTCAACGAATCACGCCTTCGTGAGGAAATGAAAGAAAACACTTCGGATATGTTGGAAGACCACCCGAGTACTCAAGACCTTGCACGTGGTAATCAGGTTTTCGGAAGAAACATTTTCAATACCCGCAATCTGACTTTTGAACCTAGTGTCAATCTTGCCACTCCTTCGAACTATCGTCTCGGTCCGGGTGACGAAGTGATAATCGACATTTGGGGAGCCAGCCAAAATACCATTCGCCAACAGATTTCTCCTGACGGTACCATCAATATTCAGAAAATAGGTCCCGTCAATCTGAACGGACTGACTATTTCGGAAGCTAACGACTATCTCAAGAAAACATTAAATAAAATATATAATGGTCTTAATAATACGAATGACCCCACTTCAGATATCCGTCTGACGCTTGGTAACATACGTACGATTCAGATCAATGTAATGGGTGAAGTAGTCCAGCCGGGTACTTACTCTCTATCATCCTTTTCTACTGTATTCCATGCACTTTATCGTGCCGGTGGAGTCAGTGACATAGGAAGCCTTCGCAATGTCCAGCTGGTACGTAACGGCAAAAATATCGCCACGATCGATGTCTACCAATTTATCATGAAAGGAAACATTCAGGATGACATCCGGCTTCAGGAAGGGGATGTAGTAATAGTCCCCGCCTATGACGTATTGGTTAAGATCGACGGAAAAGTGAAACGCCCAATGCGTTTCGAAATGAAAAAGGATGAAAGCCTATCCACTCTTATCAGCTATGCCGGTGGCTTTGAAGCTGACGCCTATACCCGTTCCTTACGTGTCGTACGCCAGAATGGACAGGAATATGAAGTAAACACAGTCAAAGACCTTGACTATAGTGTCTATAAAATGCGAAACGGTGATGTTGTGACCGCCGAAGCCATCCTTAACCGCTTCATCAACAAACTTGAAATCCGTGGAGCCGTTTATCGTCCCGGCATCTACCAGTTGAATGGAAAACTGAATACAGTCCGTGAACTGGTAAACGAAGCTCAAGGCCTGACCGGTGATGCCTTCTTGAACCGTGCCGTTCTCTACCGCCAGCGTGAGGACTTGACTACCGAAGTTGTTCCAGTAGACATTAAAGCTATCATGGACGGTACTTCCCAAAACATCATCCTGATGAAAAACGATATCCTTTATATTCCTAGTATTCATGACCTGGAAGACAGAGGCAACGTCGTAATCCATGGTGAAGTAGCCAAACCTGATTCTTATCCTTATGCGGATAACATGACCCTTGAAGACTTGATCATTCAAGCAGGTGGATTGCGTGAAGCCGCTTCTGTAGTCCGTGTAGATGTATCCCGTAGGATTAAGAATCCTCGTAGTACAGTGGATAACGATACTATCGGTCAGATATATACATTCTCCCTAAAAGAAGGTTTTATTGTAGATGGAACTCCCGGCTTTGTCCTTCAACCTTATGATGAAGTTTATGTACGTCGTAGTCCGGGTTATCAGGCTCAACAGAATGTGGTTGTTGAAGGTGAAATTCTGTTCGGAGGCTCTTATGCAATGACCAGTCGTGAAGAACGTCTTTCGGACTTAATCAATAAAGCGGGAGGTGCAACGAATTATGCCTACTTACGTGGTGCCAAATTGACTCGTGTGGCCAATGCAAGTGAAAAGAAACGCATGGGTGATGTGATCCGCTTGATGAGCAGACAGTTGGGTGAAGCTATGATGGACTCTTTAGGAGTTCGTGTGGAAAATACCTTTAGTGTTGGTATTGACTTGGAGAAAGCATTAGCTAATCCTGGTAGTACAGCAAATATTGTCTTGCGTGAAGGTGATGTGATTTCTATCCCGAAAAACAATAATACGGTTACAATTAATGGTGCCGTAATGGTTCCGAATACAGTTTCTTATATAAAGGGTGAAGATATAGATTATTACCTGAATCAGGCAGGTGGTTATTCTGAAAACGCGAAGAAGAGTAAGAAATTTATCGTATACATGAATGGGCAGGTTACTAAGGTGAAGGGTAGTGGTAAGAAACAGATCGAACCGGGTTGTGAGATAATTGTGCCTAGTAAAGTTAAGAAACGTACTAATATGGGTAATATCTTAGGTTATGCTACTACATTCAGTACTTTGGGAATGATGGTTGCTTCTATTGCTAATCTGATTAAGAAATAA